A region of the Geomonas subterranea genome:
GGGCACCCGGAATGGGACAACGCCTGCGCGTCTTGCCGATGCCGGCTGGCCGGTACCGACGACAAGTTCTGCACGGCCTGCCGCCGCTAAGGAGCTGTCCCAATGCAATTCCGGGTTAAACGGCATGTCACTCAACCCTAGCGGGTATGCCCTAAGGGGCTAATGGCATACCATGTAACGCTAACCGGTATGCCGTTAAAGTCTAACGGCATACCATGTAACCTAATCAGTATACCGTTTAGGTCTAACGGCATACCATGTAACCTAATCAGTATACCGTTTAGGTCTAACGGCATACCATGTAACCTAATCAGTATACCGTTTAGGTCTAACGGCATACCATGTAACCTAATCAGTATACCGTTTAGGTCTAACGGCATACCATGTAACCTAATCAATATGCCGTTTGGGTCTAACGGCATGCCATGTAACCTAACCGGTATGCCGTTTAGGTTTAACGGCATACCATGTAACGCTAACCGGTATGCCGTTTAGGTTTAACGGCATGCCATGTAACGCTAACCGGTATGCCGTTTGGGTTTAACGGCATGCCATGTAACCTAACCGGTATGCCGTTTAGGTTTAACGGCATACCATGTAACGCTAACCGGTATGCCGTTTAGGTCTAACGGCATACCATGTAACGCTAACCGGTATGCCGTTTAGGTTTAACGGCATGCCATGTAACGCTAACCGGTATGCCGTTTAGGTTTAACGGCATACCATGTAACGCTAACCGGTATGCCGTTTAGGTCTAACGGCATACCATGTAACGCTAACCGGTATGCCGTTTAGGTCTAACGGCATACCATGTAACGCTAACCGGTATGCCGTTAAGGTCTGACGGCATGCCACTCAGGCTTTGCGGCACTCCAAAGGGGTGTAGAAACAGGGGACATGGCAGTTGCTTGCCTGACGGTAAAACAAAAGGGTCTCTTGCGGGAGACCCTTTTGTTCCTTTGAGTGGCGGGGCAAGGTCCCGGATTTACATCTGCATCCGCTCCTCGGCCTTGGTCCACTCGATGTTCTGGAAGAAGGAGTTGATGTAGTCGGCGCGCTTGAGGCCGTAGTCGGTCATGAAGGCGTGCTCGAAGACGTCCATCACCAGGATCGGGACGCAGCAGGCAGGATGACCGACGTCGTGCTCGTTTATCCAGCAGTTCATCAGCTTGCCGCTGTGCGCGTCCTGGTACAGGATGGCCCAGCCGATACCGCGCATGGCTCCCACGGACTTGAAGTCCTGGACCCACTCGTCGTAGCTACCGAAGTCCTGGTGCAGTCTTGCCGCCAGCCTGCCATCCTGGTTGATCGGCTGGTTGCCACCAAGGTTCTCGAAGTAGAGCTCATGCAGCTTCATGCCGTTGAACTCCCACCCGAAGCGCCTCTTCAACTCGGCAAAGACCGGTTCCGAGCCCTTGCCCTCTTTGCACATCTGCATGAGCTGCTCGTCGAGGGCGTTGCTGTTTTTCACGTACCCCTGGTACAGGGTGAAAT
Encoded here:
- a CDS encoding superoxide dismutase is translated as MTAFTAKEYSQLIGMPGFSEALLNNHFTLYQGYVKNSNALDEQLMQMCKEGKGSEPVFAELKRRFGWEFNGMKLHELYFENLGGNQPINQDGRLAARLHQDFGSYDEWVQDFKSVGAMRGIGWAILYQDAHSGKLMNCWINEHDVGHPACCVPILVMDVFEHAFMTDYGLKRADYINSFFQNIEWTKAEERMQM